The following are encoded together in the Drosophila sechellia strain sech25 chromosome 3R, ASM438219v1, whole genome shotgun sequence genome:
- the LOC6606982 gene encoding leishmanolysin-like peptidase: protein MANSPPPRPLGNMAKFLAAVGICSWLLVSATAHNCQHQHPKAHEVVHGVRIQLADSEDDSAGDPARHSVRRRSVAAEQPLRILLVYDESVYRLEEEKFNLINDTVLPEAVQFWEQALMVRETKGVIRLNRKCDSTQVYVKNGHTHCIDHCKATTMCGEVQVPDAHLDVCRVCNATGQNCRIDSNTQPGEGIENADFVFYVSARQTQRCFKGLTVAYAAHCQQEAALDRPIAGHANLCPESISTKPQELQTLISTVKHEILHALGFSVSLYAFFRDDEGKPRTPRKLDTGKPYLNEKLQIHQWSNETIRKVVRENWSVRGGHVNKVVDMMVTPRVIAEVRAHFNCNKLEGAELEDQGGEGTALTHWEKRILENEAMTGTHTQSPVFSRITLALMEDSGWYRANYSMATPLTWGKGMGCAFAMRSCKDWIQYNHARGRSIHPFCSKVKQDPLQTECTDDRNSVALCNLIRHDFELPKGYQNFDSLNHVKDGEEGFYGGSVSLADHCPYIQEFTWRSKNVIVRGSHCRFTENNPKPEKNFALESYGEGAKCFDHSESMWEERSCYQTREWQHWGSGCYKYDCFDGRLHILVGNYSYKCSFPGQKLSIRIAANGWLHKGTIMCPPCHELCGAQFAVQGKQCRPGEEPDPLNKYPRDNLACGAGSEKSRSVAIITAALLLFGLRWGFS from the exons GTCGTCCATGGCGTGCGCATCCAACTGGCTGATAGCGAAGATGACTCCGCCGGAGATCCAGCGAGGCATAGCGTCCGCCGGCGCAGCGTGGCAGCCGAGCAGCCACTGCGAATTCTGCTCGTCTACGACGAATCCGTCTACAG GCTGGAAGAagagaaatttaatttgataaat GACACCGTGCTCCCGGAAGCCGTGCAGTTCTGGGAACAGGCCCTGATGGTGCGAGAGACCAAGGGCGTTATCCGCCTCAATAG GAAATGCGACAGCACCCAGGTGTACGTGAAAAACGGACACACCCACTGCATCGACCATTGCAAGGCGACGACGATGTGCGGCGAGGTTCAGGTGCCCGATGCGCACTTGGAT GTCTGTCGGGTGTGCAATGCTACGGGTCAGAATTGTAGAATCGATAGTAACACACAGCCGGGCGAAGGCATCGAGAATGCGGACTTTGTGTTCTACGTGTCCGCCAGGCAGACGCAGCGTTGTTTCAAGGGTCTAACCGTGGCCTATGCGGCCCATTGTCAACAGGAAGCGGCTCTGGATCGTCCAATCGCCGGTCATGCGAATCTCTGTCCGGAGAGCATTAGCACAAAGCCGCAGGAACTGCAGACACTGATCTCCACCGTAAAGCACGAGATTCTGCACGCACTGGGATTCTCCGTGAGCTTGTACGCTTTCTTCAGGGACGATGAGGGAAAACCACGAACGCCCCGAAAATTAGACACTGGCAAGCCGTACCTGAATGAAAA ATTGCAGATCCATCAGTGGAGCAACGAGACCATTCGCAAGGTGGTGCGAGAGAACTGGTCTGTGCGTGGTGGCCATGTTAACAAGGTAGTGGACATGATGGTCACGCCTCGCGTTATTGCCGAGGTGCGCGCCCACTTTAACTGCAATAAGTTGGAGGGCGCCGAGCTGGAGGATCAGGGTGGCGAAGGTACCGCCCTGACCCACTGGGAAAAGCGCATCCTGGAAAATGAGGCCATGActggcacgcacacacagtcGCCGGTCTTCTCGCGCATCACCCTTGCATTGATGGAGGACTCCGGCTGGTATCGGGCCAACTACTCCATGGCAACGCCGCTGACCTGGGGCAAGGGAATGGGATGTGCGTTTGCCATGCGTAGTTGCAAGGATTGGATACAGTACAACCATGCTAG GGGTCGCTCTATACATCCCTTCTGCTCGAAGGTCAAGCAGGATCCTCTCCAAACCGAATGCACAGATGATCGCAACTCTGTGGCCCTTTGCAATCTTATCCGCCATGATTTTGAGCTGCCCAAAGGCTACCAAAACTTCGATAGCCTAAATCATGTGAAGGACGGCGAGGAGGGGTTCTACGGCGGTTCGGTTTCGCTGGCGGATCACTGTCCCTACATTCAGGAGTTTACCTGGCGCAGCAAGAACGTGATAGTGCGAGGATCTCATTGTCGCTTTACAGAGAATAATCCCA AGCCTGAGAAGAACTTCGCCTTGGAGAGCTATGGCGAGGGAGCAAAGTGCTTCGATCACAGCGAGTCAATGTGGGAGGAGCGATCCTGTTACCAGACGCGTGAGTGGCAGCATTGGGGCAGCGGATGCTACAAGTACGATTGCTTCGACGGACGGCTGCACATCCTGGTGGGCAACTATAGCTACAAGTGCTCCTTTCCCGGGCAGAAGCTTTCCATTCGAATTGCGGCCAATGGATGGCTGCACAAGGGCACGATTATGTGCCCGCCTTGCCACGAACTGTGCGGAGCACAATTTGCTGTTCAGGGCAAGCAGTGTCGTCCGGGCGAGGAGCCCGATCCGCTCAACAAATATCCGCGCGACAACCTCGCCTGTGGAGCGGGCAGTGAGAAATCACGTTCCGTGGCCATAATCACCGCTGCTCTCCTGCTTTTCGGCCTGCGATGGGGATTCAGTTAG